In Bradyrhizobium sp. 1(2017), one DNA window encodes the following:
- a CDS encoding Re/Si-specific NAD(P)(+) transhydrogenase subunit alpha, with amino-acid sequence MKIAVAKEIDPSEPRVAASPDTVKKFKALGAEIAVEPGAGLKSGLPDSEFTAVGATVSADALKDADIVIKVKRPEPSELSQYKRGALVIAIMDPYGNEAALKTIADAGVSAFAMELMPRITRAQVMDVLSSQANLAGYRAVIEGAEAFGRAFPMMMTAAGTVPAAKVFVMGVGVAGLQAIATARRLGAVVTATDVRPATKEQVESLGAKFLAVEDEEFKNAQTAGGYAKEMSREYQAKQAALTAEHIKKQDIVITTALIPGRPAPKLVSAEMVKSMKPGSVLVDLAVERGGNVEGARAGEVVDLDGIKIVGYTNVAGRVAASASSLYARNLFSFIETMVDKKEKKLAVNWDDELVKATALTKDGAVIHPNFQPKA; translated from the coding sequence ATGAAGATCGCCGTTGCCAAGGAAATCGATCCGTCGGAGCCGCGCGTTGCCGCTTCGCCCGATACGGTGAAGAAGTTCAAGGCGCTGGGCGCCGAGATCGCGGTCGAACCGGGCGCCGGCCTCAAATCAGGCCTGCCGGATTCCGAATTCACCGCCGTGGGCGCCACCGTCAGTGCCGACGCGCTGAAGGATGCCGATATCGTCATCAAGGTGAAGCGCCCCGAGCCATCCGAGCTTTCGCAGTACAAGCGCGGCGCGCTGGTCATCGCCATCATGGATCCCTATGGCAACGAGGCCGCGCTGAAGACGATCGCCGATGCCGGCGTCTCCGCCTTCGCGATGGAATTGATGCCGCGCATCACGCGCGCCCAGGTGATGGACGTGCTGTCCTCGCAGGCGAACCTCGCCGGCTACCGCGCCGTGATCGAGGGGGCCGAGGCCTTCGGCCGCGCCTTCCCGATGATGATGACCGCGGCCGGCACCGTGCCCGCCGCCAAGGTGTTCGTGATGGGCGTCGGCGTCGCCGGTCTGCAGGCGATCGCGACCGCGCGCCGTCTCGGCGCCGTGGTCACCGCAACCGACGTTCGCCCCGCGACCAAGGAGCAGGTGGAATCGCTCGGTGCGAAATTCCTCGCCGTCGAGGACGAGGAGTTCAAGAACGCGCAGACCGCCGGCGGCTACGCCAAGGAGATGTCGAGGGAATACCAGGCCAAGCAGGCCGCGCTCACCGCCGAGCACATCAAGAAGCAGGACATCGTGATCACCACCGCGCTGATTCCGGGCCGGCCCGCGCCGAAGCTCGTCAGTGCCGAGATGGTCAAGTCGATGAAGCCGGGCTCGGTGCTGGTCGATCTCGCCGTCGAGCGCGGCGGCAATGTCGAGGGTGCCAGGGCCGGCGAGGTCGTCGACCTCGATGGCATCAAGATCGTCGGCTACACCAACGTCGCCGGCCGCGTCGCGGCCTCGGCCTCCAGCCTCTACGCACGCAATCTGTTCTCCTTCATCGAGACCATGGTCGACAAGAAGGAGAAGAAGCTCGCCGTCAACTGGGACGACGAACTCGTCAAGGCCACTGCGCTCACGAAAGACGGCGCCGTCATCCACCCGAACTTCCAGCCGAAGGCTTAA
- a CDS encoding sigma-54-dependent transcriptional regulator, protein MAACILIADDDAVARRLVENMVQKCGYETVVVDSGDAAIAALTAPDAPAIDGVILDLVMPGLDGMGVLAKIRDAGLSIPVIVQTAHGGIDNVISAMRAGAADFVVKPVGLERLQVSLRNALAASALKGELQRIRHSREGRLTFSDIITRSEAMAGVMRAAQKAANSAIPVLIEGESGVGKEMFARAIHGSGERKAKPFVAVNCGAIPDNLVESILFGHEKGAFTGATERHMGKFVEAHGGTLFLDEVSELPLTAQVKLLRALQEGAVEAVGGRKPVKVDVRIVSATNRKLLERVKQGHFREDLFYRLHVLPLTIPSLRARREDIPHLLRHFLARFAAEENRPITGISGEAVAHLAQLDWPGNIRQLENAVYRAVVMSDGDQLGFADFPLLTSQAPAATEIPTAPLMLEPAAAPSLVSGNEIPIAPLPSSVGTLSMLTPSGDVRSLEEMENEIIRFAISHYRGQMSEVARRLKIGRSTLYRKLDEAGVPGHGGKSGEETH, encoded by the coding sequence ATGGCTGCCTGTATTTTGATCGCCGACGACGACGCCGTAGCCCGCCGGCTGGTCGAAAACATGGTGCAGAAATGCGGCTATGAAACGGTCGTCGTGGACTCCGGCGATGCGGCGATCGCCGCCCTCACCGCGCCCGACGCCCCCGCCATCGACGGCGTCATCCTCGACCTCGTGATGCCCGGCCTCGACGGCATGGGCGTGCTGGCAAAGATCCGCGACGCCGGCCTCAGCATCCCCGTCATCGTGCAGACCGCGCATGGCGGCATCGACAACGTGATCTCGGCGATGCGCGCCGGCGCGGCCGATTTCGTCGTCAAGCCGGTCGGCCTCGAACGACTTCAGGTCTCGTTGCGCAACGCGCTCGCCGCGTCCGCACTGAAGGGCGAATTGCAGCGCATCCGTCACAGCCGCGAGGGCCGGCTGACCTTCTCCGACATCATCACCCGCTCCGAGGCGATGGCGGGCGTGATGCGCGCCGCGCAGAAGGCGGCGAACTCCGCGATTCCCGTGCTGATCGAGGGCGAGTCCGGCGTCGGCAAGGAGATGTTCGCGCGTGCCATCCACGGCAGCGGCGAGCGCAAGGCAAAGCCCTTCGTCGCGGTCAATTGTGGCGCGATCCCCGACAATCTCGTCGAGTCCATTCTGTTCGGCCACGAGAAGGGCGCCTTCACCGGCGCCACCGAGCGGCACATGGGCAAGTTCGTCGAGGCCCATGGCGGCACGCTGTTCCTGGACGAGGTCAGCGAGTTGCCCCTGACGGCGCAGGTCAAGCTCTTGCGCGCGCTCCAGGAAGGCGCGGTCGAGGCAGTCGGCGGCCGCAAGCCTGTCAAGGTCGACGTGCGCATCGTCTCGGCAACCAATCGCAAGCTGCTGGAACGGGTGAAGCAGGGACACTTCCGGGAGGACCTGTTCTATCGCCTGCACGTGCTGCCGCTGACGATCCCTTCGCTGCGCGCCCGGCGCGAGGACATTCCGCACCTGCTGCGGCATTTCCTGGCGCGCTTTGCCGCCGAGGAGAACCGCCCCATCACCGGCATCAGTGGCGAGGCGGTGGCGCACCTCGCCCAGCTCGACTGGCCCGGCAACATCCGCCAGCTCGAAAACGCGGTCTACCGTGCGGTGGTGATGAGCGACGGCGACCAGCTCGGCTTTGCCGATTTCCCCCTGCTCACCTCGCAAGCGCCCGCCGCAACCGAGATTCCGACAGCACCACTGATGCTCGAGCCGGCCGCGGCACCCTCCCTGGTGTCGGGTAACGAAATACCGATCGCGCCTCTCCCGTCGTCGGTTGGAACTCTCTCGATGCTGACCCCGAGCGGCGACGTCCGCTCGCTGGAGGAGATGGAGAACGAGATCATCCGGTTCGCCATCTCGCATTATCGCGGGCAAATGTCCGAAGTCGCCCGCCGCCTCAAGATCGGCCGGTCCACGCTGTACCGCAAACTCGACGAAGCAGGCGTTCCCGGCCATGGCGGGAAAAGCGGCGAGGAGACGCACTGA
- a CDS encoding NAD(P)(+) transhydrogenase (Re/Si-specific) subunit beta: MSANLSAFLYLVAGVLFILSLRGLSSPASSRQGNLFGMIGMAIAVATTLANHPPADGLAWVLVIVGIAIGGGIGAVIARRVPMTSMPELVAAFHSLVGMAAVLVAAGAFYAPEAFDIGTPGNIHPQSLVEMSLGVAIGALTFTGSVIAFLKLSARMSGAPIILPFRHGINIALALALVFFIVRLVLTGGAFDFWMIVILALALGVLMIIPIGGADMPVVISMLNSYSGWAAAGIGFTLGNSALIITGALVGSSGAILSYIMCHAMNRSFISVILGGFGGETAAAGGGTGEQKPAKLGSADDAAFIMKNASKVIIVPGYGMAVAQAQHALREMADILKKEGVEVKYAIHPVAGRMPGHMNVLLAEANVPYDEVFELEDINSEFAQADIAFVIGANDVTNPAAEEDKTSPIYGMPVLQVWKAGTVMFIKRSLASGYAGIDNPLFYRDNTMMLLGDAKKVTENIVKAM; encoded by the coding sequence ATGAGCGCCAACCTCTCTGCATTCTTGTATCTCGTGGCGGGGGTGCTGTTCATCCTGTCGCTGCGCGGGCTGTCGAGCCCGGCTTCGTCGCGCCAGGGCAATCTGTTCGGCATGATCGGCATGGCGATCGCGGTCGCCACCACGCTGGCCAACCATCCGCCGGCAGACGGTCTCGCCTGGGTGCTCGTGATCGTCGGCATCGCCATCGGCGGCGGCATCGGCGCGGTGATCGCCCGCCGCGTGCCGATGACCTCGATGCCGGAGCTGGTCGCTGCCTTCCACTCGCTGGTCGGCATGGCCGCGGTGCTGGTCGCTGCCGGCGCGTTCTATGCGCCCGAAGCCTTCGATATCGGCACCCCCGGCAACATCCATCCGCAGAGCCTGGTCGAGATGTCGCTCGGCGTCGCCATCGGCGCGCTGACCTTCACCGGTTCGGTGATCGCGTTCCTGAAGCTGTCGGCGCGTATGAGCGGCGCGCCAATCATCCTGCCGTTCCGCCACGGCATCAACATCGCGCTGGCGCTCGCGCTGGTGTTCTTCATCGTCCGCCTCGTGCTCACCGGCGGCGCGTTCGACTTCTGGATGATCGTCATCCTGGCGCTGGCGCTCGGCGTGCTGATGATCATCCCGATCGGCGGCGCCGACATGCCGGTCGTGATTTCGATGCTGAACTCCTATTCCGGCTGGGCCGCCGCCGGCATCGGCTTCACGCTCGGCAATTCCGCGCTGATCATCACCGGCGCCCTGGTCGGCTCCTCGGGCGCGATCCTGTCCTACATCATGTGCCACGCGATGAACCGGTCCTTCATCTCGGTCATCCTCGGCGGCTTCGGCGGCGAGACCGCTGCCGCCGGCGGCGGTACGGGCGAGCAGAAGCCCGCCAAGCTCGGCTCGGCGGACGATGCGGCCTTCATCATGAAGAACGCCTCCAAGGTCATCATCGTGCCCGGCTACGGCATGGCGGTGGCGCAGGCCCAGCACGCGCTGCGCGAGATGGCCGACATCCTGAAGAAGGAAGGCGTCGAGGTGAAGTACGCCATTCACCCGGTCGCGGGCCGCATGCCCGGCCACATGAACGTGCTCTTGGCCGAGGCCAACGTGCCCTATGACGAGGTGTTCGAGCTCGAGGACATCAACTCCGAATTCGCACAGGCCGACATCGCCTTCGTGATCGGCGCCAACGACGTCACCAACCCGGCCGCCGAAGAGGACAAGACCTCGCCGATCTACGGCATGCCCGTGCTCCAGGTCTGGAAGGCCGGCACCGTGATGTTCATCAAGCGCTCGCTTGCCTCCGGCTATGCCGGCATCGACAATCCGCTGTTCTACCGCGACAACACCATGATGCTGCTCGGCGACGCCAAGAAGGTCACCGAGAACATCGTCAAGGCGATGTAG
- a CDS encoding M3 family oligoendopeptidase — protein sequence MTSRSLAKTAVAKTALRKPATQKSAAKKSVAKKSVAKKSVAKAKPSKSSLAKPASKTGKLPEWNLADLYSGIDAPEVARDLEQMDADCVAFESDYKGKLATGTANEDGGKWLAEAVRRYEAIDDLAGRLASYAGLVHAGDSVDPKISKFYGDVSERLTAASTHLLFFALELNRIDDDILTRALQAPELAHYRPWIEDLRKEKPYQLDDRLEQLFLEKAQTGYSAFNRLFDQTISGLRFKVGSKELAIEPTLNLLQDRDGAKRKAAAEALAKTFKANERTFALITNTLAKDKDISDRWRGFQDVADSRHLNNRVEREVVDALVASVRAAYPKLSHRYYALKARWFGKKRLAYWDRNAPLPFAATDVIGWPDARNMVLTAYRGFSPEMADIAERFFTDRWIDAPVRPGKVPGAFSHPTTPSAHPYVLMNYQGKPRDVMTLAHELGHGVHQVLAAKNGALMAPTPLTLAETASVFGEMLTFRRLLAQTKSAKQRQALLAGKVEDMINTVVRQIAFYSFERAVHTERKNGELTAARLGEIWLSVQGESLGPAIEIKAGYESYWMYIPHFIHSPFYVYAYAFGDCLVNSLYAVYEHAAEGFAGRYLDMLAAGGTKHYSELLRPFGLDAKDPKFWDGGLSVIAGMIDELEAMG from the coding sequence ATGACTTCGCGCTCCCTTGCAAAGACTGCTGTTGCAAAGACTGCACTCCGCAAGCCCGCCACCCAGAAATCCGCCGCCAAGAAGTCTGTCGCCAAGAAGTCTGTCGCCAAGAAGTCTGTCGCCAAAGCAAAGCCCTCCAAATCTTCGCTCGCAAAGCCCGCGAGCAAGACCGGCAAGCTTCCGGAGTGGAACCTGGCCGATCTCTATTCCGGGATCGATGCACCGGAAGTGGCGCGCGATCTCGAACAGATGGATGCCGATTGCGTCGCGTTCGAGTCCGACTACAAGGGCAAGCTCGCGACAGGGACAGCAAATGAAGATGGCGGAAAATGGCTCGCCGAGGCGGTGCGGCGCTACGAGGCGATCGACGATCTCGCCGGCCGTCTCGCCTCCTATGCCGGCCTCGTCCATGCCGGCGACAGCGTTGATCCCAAGATTTCAAAGTTTTACGGCGACGTCTCCGAGCGCCTGACGGCGGCGTCGACCCATCTTTTGTTCTTCGCGCTCGAGCTCAATCGGATCGATGACGATATTTTGACCCGCGCGCTGCAGGCGCCGGAGCTGGCGCATTACCGTCCGTGGATCGAGGATCTACGCAAGGAGAAGCCGTACCAGCTCGACGACAGGCTCGAGCAGCTCTTCCTGGAGAAGGCGCAGACCGGCTATTCCGCCTTCAATCGGCTGTTCGATCAGACCATCTCGGGCCTGCGCTTCAAGGTCGGCTCCAAGGAACTCGCGATCGAGCCGACGCTCAATCTGTTGCAGGACCGCGACGGTGCCAAGCGCAAGGCCGCCGCGGAGGCGCTGGCCAAGACCTTCAAGGCCAATGAGCGCACTTTCGCGCTGATCACCAACACGCTCGCCAAGGACAAGGACATCTCCGACCGCTGGCGCGGCTTCCAGGATGTCGCGGATTCCCGGCACCTCAACAACCGCGTCGAGCGCGAGGTGGTGGATGCGCTGGTCGCTTCCGTGCGCGCGGCCTATCCGAAGCTGTCGCATCGCTATTACGCGCTGAAGGCGAGGTGGTTCGGCAAGAAGCGGCTGGCCTATTGGGATCGCAACGCGCCGCTGCCCTTTGCCGCGACCGACGTCATCGGCTGGCCCGATGCTCGCAACATGGTGCTGACCGCCTATCGCGGCTTCTCGCCTGAAATGGCCGACATCGCCGAACGCTTCTTCACCGACCGCTGGATCGACGCGCCGGTGCGTCCAGGCAAGGTGCCGGGCGCGTTCTCGCATCCCACCACGCCGTCGGCGCATCCTTACGTGCTGATGAACTACCAGGGCAAGCCGCGCGACGTCATGACGCTCGCGCATGAGCTCGGCCATGGCGTGCATCAGGTGCTGGCGGCGAAGAACGGTGCGCTGATGGCGCCGACGCCCCTGACGCTGGCGGAGACCGCGAGCGTGTTCGGCGAGATGCTGACGTTCCGGCGGCTGCTGGCGCAGACCAAGAGCGCAAAGCAGCGCCAGGCGCTGCTCGCCGGCAAGGTCGAGGACATGATCAACACCGTGGTGCGGCAGATCGCGTTCTACTCGTTCGAGCGCGCGGTCCACACCGAGCGCAAGAACGGCGAGCTCACCGCCGCGCGGCTCGGCGAGATCTGGCTGTCGGTGCAGGGCGAGAGCCTGGGGCCGGCGATCGAGATCAAGGCGGGCTACGAGAGCTACTGGATGTACATCCCGCACTTCATTCATTCGCCGTTCTACGTCTACGCCTATGCCTTCGGCGATTGTCTCGTGAACTCGCTCTATGCGGTCTACGAGCACGCGGCCGAGGGCTTTGCCGGGCGCTATCTCGACATGCTCGCCGCAGGGGGAACCAAGCATTATTCCGAGCTGCTGCGTCCGTTCGGGCTGGACGCCAAGGACCCCAAATTCTGGGACGGGGGCTTGAGCGTCATCGCCGGGATGATCGACGAGCTGGAGGCGATGGGCTGA
- a CDS encoding alpha/beta hydrolase gives MTIVKWIAILLVTVYCAGLLVLYVRQREMLFPIPPVGRTAPDAAGLPEAEEHVLTTSDGEKVILWHVPAKPGRSVILYFPGNGDFLAGLVSRFKAMTADGTGLVALSYRGYAGSSGAPSEQGLLRDAAAAYAFTTARYQAERIVPWGFSLGTGVAVAVASQHRVGKLILEAPYTSTADIAASSFWFVPVRLLMRDPFHSDQRIARVTVPLLVMHGTNDLVIPIAFGERLFALAHDPKRFVRMAGGGHEDLDRYGAIETARDFIGG, from the coding sequence ATGACCATCGTCAAATGGATCGCCATCCTGCTGGTGACCGTCTATTGCGCCGGTCTCCTCGTGCTGTATGTCCGGCAGCGCGAGATGCTGTTTCCGATCCCGCCCGTCGGTCGCACCGCGCCCGATGCCGCGGGCCTTCCCGAGGCGGAAGAGCATGTCCTGACGACATCGGACGGCGAGAAGGTCATCCTCTGGCACGTGCCGGCGAAGCCCGGCCGTTCCGTGATCCTCTATTTTCCCGGTAACGGCGATTTTCTTGCCGGTCTCGTCAGCCGCTTCAAGGCGATGACCGCTGACGGCACCGGCCTCGTCGCGCTGTCCTATCGCGGCTATGCCGGCTCCAGCGGTGCCCCAAGCGAGCAGGGCCTGCTGCGCGATGCCGCAGCCGCCTATGCGTTCACGACCGCGCGCTATCAGGCGGAACGGATCGTCCCCTGGGGCTTTTCACTCGGGACGGGCGTGGCGGTCGCCGTGGCCTCGCAGCATCGCGTTGGAAAACTCATCCTGGAGGCGCCCTATACGTCGACGGCCGATATTGCGGCTTCATCGTTCTGGTTCGTTCCGGTCCGGCTTCTGATGCGTGATCCGTTTCATTCGGACCAGCGCATCGCGCGCGTCACTGTGCCGCTCCTCGTGATGCATGGCACCAATGATCTTGTCATTCCGATTGCGTTCGGAGAGCGTCTGTTCGCGCTCGCCCATGATCCCAAGCGGTTCGTTCGCATGGCGGGCGGCGGACACGAAGATCTCGATCGTTATGGCGCGATCGAAACGGCGAGGGATTTCATTGGCGGCTGA
- a CDS encoding L,D-transpeptidase family protein, with protein sequence MRDCLNHRAGFDRVLMTVAATFLTVSAGSALAQDQGRSSAAELAIEAAIPRPEPANVPPPTASDIKLDTTATLQDATKEPAKTGAAPSVDKVEPKPSDVATTPATEAPKGEVAKTESATEPAKTEPAQSEPAKADTATTTPAAPAAPAAAAPAAEPVKAASNVPAADQPVADRLKDIIGAKTSRHFDRKNERAAIEKFYDARGFAPVWTQGGSLTPAAKGVIARLKDAASDGLNPSDYPVPDFAAATTPDALADAELKLTASMFDYARQAQSGRMHWSQVSGDILYPEHPVDPNDVLAKVTTATDSSAALDSYNPPHKLYKELKAKLAELRGLGNGPVIEIADGPTLKYTPAGKKQAEIVVEDSRVPQLRAKLGIAENANDTRYDAAVADAVRKFQSGAEMKATGILDDKTVKALNTPKRDKQIDVVLVNMERWRWLPRDLGAPALGDAYVILNIPDYTLKVMQRGQQVWTTRVVTGKPGSHATPLLTETMKYITVNPTWNVPPSIVYNEYLPALQQDPTVLQRMGLRLEQNRDGSVHISQPPGEANALGRIRFNFPNKFLVYQHDTPDKNLFAREDRAFSHGCMRVQYPDQYASVLLNIVMPNEKYTPERVRSMYGKSEIDLKFPTPVPVNLTYQTAFVDDAGKLQFRKDVYGRDATMINILKNKSGKDLEAVVAHSQPSYSRPATTLPSGVAVANNGGGFGSSGPNFFERLFGAPTPPPAPVGRRPQQQRVFTR encoded by the coding sequence ATGCGTGACTGTTTGAACCACCGTGCAGGCTTTGACCGTGTCTTGATGACGGTCGCGGCAACCTTCCTCACGGTGTCGGCCGGCTCAGCCCTGGCGCAGGATCAGGGGCGCAGCAGCGCCGCAGAGCTTGCGATCGAAGCCGCGATCCCGCGCCCCGAACCGGCCAACGTGCCGCCCCCGACCGCATCCGACATCAAGCTCGACACCACCGCGACGCTTCAGGACGCGACCAAGGAACCTGCGAAGACCGGGGCCGCACCATCGGTCGACAAGGTCGAGCCGAAGCCTTCCGACGTCGCCACCACGCCTGCCACCGAGGCGCCGAAGGGCGAGGTGGCCAAGACAGAATCTGCGACAGAACCTGCGAAGACAGAACCCGCCCAGAGCGAGCCCGCCAAAGCTGACACCGCGACCACCACGCCGGCTGCGCCTGCGGCGCCCGCCGCGGCGGCGCCGGCCGCCGAGCCGGTGAAGGCCGCGAGCAACGTTCCCGCTGCCGACCAGCCGGTTGCCGACAGGCTCAAGGACATCATCGGCGCCAAGACGTCGCGTCATTTCGACCGCAAGAACGAGCGTGCGGCGATCGAGAAGTTTTACGATGCCCGCGGCTTCGCGCCGGTCTGGACGCAAGGCGGCAGCCTGACCCCGGCGGCCAAGGGCGTGATCGCACGGCTCAAGGATGCGGCCTCCGACGGCCTCAATCCGTCCGACTATCCGGTGCCGGATTTCGCCGCCGCGACGACCCCCGATGCGCTCGCCGATGCCGAGCTCAAGCTCACCGCCAGCATGTTCGACTATGCGCGCCAGGCCCAGAGCGGCCGCATGCACTGGTCGCAGGTCAGTGGCGACATCCTCTACCCCGAGCACCCGGTCGATCCGAACGATGTGCTCGCCAAGGTCACGACCGCGACGGACTCCTCCGCGGCGCTCGACAGCTACAACCCGCCGCACAAGCTCTACAAGGAGCTGAAGGCCAAGCTCGCGGAGCTGCGCGGCCTGGGCAACGGCCCGGTGATCGAGATCGCCGACGGTCCGACGCTGAAATACACGCCGGCCGGCAAGAAGCAGGCCGAGATCGTCGTGGAAGATTCGCGCGTGCCGCAGCTGCGCGCCAAGCTCGGCATCGCCGAGAACGCGAACGACACCCGCTACGACGCCGCGGTCGCCGACGCCGTGCGCAAATTCCAGAGCGGCGCCGAGATGAAGGCGACCGGCATCCTCGACGACAAGACCGTCAAGGCGCTCAACACGCCCAAGCGCGACAAGCAGATCGACGTGGTGCTGGTGAACATGGAGCGCTGGCGCTGGCTGCCGCGCGACCTCGGCGCGCCCGCGCTGGGCGACGCCTACGTCATCCTCAACATTCCCGACTACACGCTGAAGGTGATGCAGCGCGGCCAGCAGGTCTGGACCACCCGCGTCGTCACCGGCAAGCCGGGCTCGCACGCGACGCCGCTGCTCACCGAGACGATGAAGTACATCACGGTCAATCCGACCTGGAACGTGCCGCCGTCGATCGTCTACAACGAGTACCTGCCGGCGCTGCAGCAGGATCCGACCGTGCTCCAGCGCATGGGCCTCAGGCTCGAGCAGAACCGCGACGGCTCGGTGCACATCTCCCAGCCGCCCGGCGAAGCCAACGCGCTCGGCCGCATCCGCTTCAACTTCCCGAACAAGTTCCTGGTCTATCAGCACGACACCCCGGACAAGAACCTGTTCGCCAGGGAAGACCGCGCCTTCAGCCACGGCTGCATGCGCGTGCAATATCCGGATCAGTACGCCTCCGTGCTGCTCAACATCGTCATGCCGAACGAGAAGTACACGCCCGAGCGCGTGCGCAGCATGTACGGCAAGAGCGAGATCGACCTGAAATTCCCGACCCCGGTCCCGGTCAACCTCACCTATCAGACCGCGTTCGTGGATGACGCCGGCAAGCTGCAATTCCGCAAGGACGTCTATGGCCGCGACGCGACCATGATCAACATCCTGAAGAACAAGAGCGGCAAGGACCTCGAGGCCGTCGTGGCGCATTCCCAGCCGAGCTATTCACGTCCGGCGACGACGCTGCCGTCGGGGGTGGCGGTGGCCAACAATGGTGGCGGCTTCGGCTCGTCCGGTCCGAATTTCTTCGAGCGCCTGTTCGGGGCGCCGACCCCGCCGCCGGCACCGGTCGGCCGCCGGCCCCAGCAGCAGCGGGTGTTCACCCGCTGA
- a CDS encoding aa3-type cytochrome c oxidase subunit IV — translation MADHSEVAYTTADGNDYVAHEQTYEGFIKLVKYGTAAVALIVILMAIFLT, via the coding sequence ATGGCTGACCATAGCGAAGTGGCGTACACCACCGCCGACGGCAACGACTACGTTGCCCACGAGCAGACCTACGAGGGCTTCATCAAGCTGGTAAAGTACGGCACCGCCGCGGTCGCGCTCATCGTGATCCTGATGGCGATCTTCCTGACCTAA
- a CDS encoding proton-translocating transhydrogenase family protein has protein sequence MEHAAQVVDPFIFRLSIFVLAVFVGYFVVWSVTPALHTPLMSVTNAISSVIVVGALLAGGVANVSSGSGWARAFGFIALIFACVNIFGGFLVTQRMLAMYKKKSK, from the coding sequence ATGGAGCATGCTGCACAGGTCGTCGACCCCTTCATCTTCCGGCTGTCGATCTTCGTCCTCGCGGTCTTCGTCGGTTATTTCGTGGTGTGGTCGGTGACGCCGGCGCTGCACACGCCGCTGATGAGCGTGACCAACGCGATCTCCTCGGTGATCGTGGTCGGCGCTCTGCTCGCCGGCGGCGTCGCGAATGTCTCGAGCGGTTCGGGCTGGGCCCGCGCCTTCGGCTTCATCGCGCTGATCTTCGCCTGCGTGAACATCTTTGGCGGCTTCCTTGTCACCCAGCGCATGCTGGCGATGTACAAGAAGAAGTCGAAATAA
- a CDS encoding sodium:proton antiporter yields the protein MHWPHALPFAGLLLSIALGPLLLPRIWHHHYGKIAAAWSLLALIALVIFAGGMATLAALVHAMLAEYLGFIVLLFSLYVVAGGILITGDIKATPAVNAGILALGTFGASIVGTTGAAMILIRPLIRANRPRRHNAHVIIFFIILVANVGGALSPLGDPPLFVGFLHGVDFFWTTRTIWLQTTIVAGLLLAIFVAVDVWRFRSEPPPVDPGRGEPPRIRGLVNLVLIAAIVASLLASAMWKPGIAFDILGTKLELEDVARNLALLAIAALSVWLTPDEHRQANGFTWEPIREVAKLFAAIFVAIIPVIAMLNAGHHGAFAWLLSAVTAPDGAPREVAYFWFTGLMSAFLDNAPTYLLFFELAGGDPQVLMHELSGTLASISMGAVYMGALTYIGNAPNFMVSSIASENGIKMPSFFGYLLRAGAVLIPLFLLLTLLPVAPILHWH from the coding sequence ATGCACTGGCCCCATGCGCTGCCCTTTGCCGGCCTGCTGCTGTCGATCGCACTGGGGCCGCTGCTGTTGCCAAGGATCTGGCATCATCACTACGGCAAGATCGCCGCGGCCTGGTCGCTGCTGGCGCTCATTGCCCTCGTCATCTTTGCCGGGGGCATGGCAACGCTGGCGGCGCTCGTTCACGCCATGCTCGCCGAATATCTCGGCTTCATCGTGCTGCTGTTCTCGCTCTATGTCGTGGCCGGTGGCATCCTCATCACCGGCGACATCAAGGCCACGCCGGCCGTCAATGCCGGCATCCTCGCGCTCGGCACGTTTGGGGCGAGCATCGTCGGCACCACGGGTGCCGCGATGATCCTGATCCGTCCGCTGATCCGCGCCAACCGGCCGCGGCGTCACAACGCCCATGTCATCATCTTCTTCATCATCCTGGTCGCCAATGTCGGCGGCGCGCTGAGCCCGCTCGGCGATCCCCCGCTCTTCGTCGGCTTCCTGCATGGTGTCGACTTCTTCTGGACCACGCGGACCATCTGGCTGCAGACCACGATCGTGGCCGGATTGCTGCTCGCGATCTTCGTCGCCGTCGACGTTTGGCGCTTCCGCAGCGAGCCGCCGCCCGTCGACCCCGGCCGCGGGGAGCCCCCGCGCATCCGCGGCCTCGTCAATCTGGTGCTGATCGCGGCCATCGTCGCGAGCCTTCTCGCCTCCGCGATGTGGAAGCCGGGCATTGCCTTCGACATTCTCGGTACCAAGCTGGAATTGGAGGATGTCGCCCGCAATCTGGCGCTGCTGGCCATCGCGGCCCTGTCGGTGTGGCTGACGCCCGACGAGCACAGGCAGGCCAACGGCTTCACCTGGGAGCCGATCCGCGAGGTCGCAAAGCTGTTCGCGGCCATCTTCGTCGCCATCATCCCGGTCATTGCCATGCTCAATGCCGGACATCACGGCGCCTTTGCCTGGCTGTTGTCGGCGGTGACGGCGCCGGACGGCGCGCCGCGCGAGGTCGCCTATTTCTGGTTCACCGGCCTGATGTCCGCGTTCCTCGACAATGCGCCGACCTATCTGCTGTTCTTCGAGCTCGCCGGCGGCGACCCGCAAGTGCTGATGCATGAGCTCTCGGGCACGCTGGCCTCGATCTCCATGGGGGCCGTCTACATGGGGGCGCTCACCTATATCGGCAATGCGCCGAACTTCATGGTGAGCAGCATCGCCAGCGAGAACGGCATCAAAATGCCGAGCTTCTTCGGCTATCTCCTGCGGGCCGGCGCCGTGCTGATCCCGCTGTTCCTGCTGCTGACGCTGCTGCCGGTGGCGCCGATCCTGCACTGGCATTGA